CCGCAGCCTGGTGACCATGGCCAACGTCACCTTCCGCCTGCCGGACTGCGCTCCGGTGGATCCCGTGGACAAACGGGATCCGAACTGGATGATCGTGCCGCTGGTCCGTTCCGGTCCCGCCTCGTGGGAGGAGAAGGGATCGATCGGACCGGGGGTCAGCCCGAAGCCCGATCCTCCCGAGGAACGGGTGGGGAATCTGCCGCTCATCGTGGCGGTGGAGAAGCCCGCGTCCAAGGCCTCCGGGCGCCGCGCGAAGCTCATCGTCTGGGGCTCCGCGGCGCCGTTCACGAACGCGGTCCTCTTTGCCGGAGGGATCCTCCAGGACCTTCAGATCCAGTACGTGGCCAACCACTTCCGGTGGCTGGCGCACCGGGATCTCATGGGCATCGATCCGCAGAAGATCAGCGTGAAGCCCCTGGAGATGTCGGCGGAAGCGCTGGTCCGCCTGCGGTGGGTGGTCCTGGCGGGGTTTCCGGCCTTCGGCGTGGCGCTCGGAATTCTCGTCTGGTTCCTGAGACGGGCATGAGCTGGAAGGGCACGGCGGTCCTGGCGGGAATCCTGGGGATTCTGGGAGGAATCTATCTCCTGACGGATCCGGCCCGCGGCGGCGGGGGAGGCGAGGAGGTCCGGCTCCTGCCGGGCTTCACGGCGGAGCGGCTCGTCCGGCTGCAGGTCGCCCGGAAGGGAGAACCGGCGTACGCCCTCGAACGCGCCACGGACGCCCTGGGGGCTCACTGGAGAATCCGCCCCGCGGATCATCCGGCGGATCCCGACGCCGTTCAAAAGATGATCTGGGCGCTGGACCGCTTCCGGCGCACGGGGGGGCTGGAGCCGGGGCGGCCCGAAACGGCGCCTTCGCTGACGGGGCTTTCGGATCCGCGCCTCGTGCTCCGGGTGGAGCTTCCGGACGCTTCCGCCGTGTTTCGATTCGGCCAGTCGCCTCCCACGCACACGGCGGCGGTGTTCTTCGAGAAGGAAGGCGATCCGAACATTTATCTCATCGATCTCGACACGTTCCAGGCTTTCGACAAGCCGGCTTCCGCCCTGCGGGAGCGCCGCCTGGTTCGCTACGCTCCCTTTCAGGTGGTGCGTCTGGATCTGGAGCGCCGGTTCCTCGTGGTCCGCCAAAAGGACCGTCCCGCGGTCGTGGAATACGAGCGGTCCACGTTCGAGCGGATCGAGCAGGGAGCCGAACGGGGGTGGTTCCTCACGCGCCCATACCGGGAGAAGGTGGACGATCTCAAGGTGCAGCGCCTGATCACCGATCTGGCCGGACTGGAAGTGGCGGAGTTCCGCGCCGCCGGGGGAGAGGCGGACGGGGGATTCGCCGAGCCGGAGGTCCGGTACACGCTGGTCCTCAATGGACACGCCCGGCCGGTCGTCGTGGAGGTGGGGGCGCCGTCGGAGGATCGGCGGAAGCGTTACGTGCGCGTGGCCGGCGCCGCGGAGGTGGCGCTCGTCGAGTCGCGCCGCTGCGACGACCTGGCGGCGGAACGCAAGCACCTGAGGATCGACGCGATCTATCCCTTCACGAAGGACGCGGTCAAGACGTTCGACCTCGAGGCGCCCGGACAGGGCCGCCTGCGGATCGAGCGACGTCTCGTGAA
The window above is part of the Planctomycetota bacterium genome. Proteins encoded here:
- a CDS encoding DUF4340 domain-containing protein, whose product is MSWKGTAVLAGILGILGGIYLLTDPARGGGGGEEVRLLPGFTAERLVRLQVARKGEPAYALERATDALGAHWRIRPADHPADPDAVQKMIWALDRFRRTGGLEPGRPETAPSLTGLSDPRLVLRVELPDASAVFRFGQSPPTHTAAVFFEKEGDPNIYLIDLDTFQAFDKPASALRERRLVRYAPFQVVRLDLERRFLVVRQKDRPAVVEYERSTFERIEQGAERGWFLTRPYREKVDDLKVQRLITDLAGLEVAEFRAAGGEADGGFAEPEVRYTLVLNGHARPVVVEVGAPSEDRRKRYVRVAGAAEVALVESRRCDDLAAERKHLRIDAIYPFTKDAVKTFDLEAPGQGRLRIERRLVKKEGTPFETPVWEVVEPRGVKIDPERVEPFVADVLHPHQRIQDFLGAQDFKLAGLEPPAATLRIETQDGKIHVTHFGLRTEGYMRREGVDEVFQVRPEYVRRLLLLELNVLHEEMFNVPREKLREFAFEARAGALLRPVYYRLRREESSGRWIFTDPGNAGKEADEDRVRELLAAMNYIRAEAFVGRGPEAAAKYGLGGPSAPATLTIRWEGGPPEGRVLWVSEDQSDKPTHPVYYARFQDSPVVFRISSLFVESLRRIPVKR